From the genome of Solanum lycopersicum chromosome 12, SLM_r2.1:
AAAATGCTATGGTCAACtgcttttttgttgttgtttccaTGTCATATTAAGGGCCAAAAGAGAAGCTATTGTGATTTTGGGAAGAAAACATATCAGAAAGTTACAAGTGAAAGGCTTATTAGATGTGTATATTTTAGAACAACAGAGTAACGTTTATGGAATCTACATAATTCATTATTAGAAAATGTTTAAATAGAACATCTTCACTAGTATAAATAATAGCTTGCTCCCTCTAGCATTCAAACACTAAAACATTAGTATCACTAGAAATATTTAGGTACTCAAAAAATGGCATTGGCATTTAATTGGAAGTTTGCTTTTGCAGCTCTACTAGTATTGGTTATGCAGGCTTATCAAGCCACATCTCGCGATTTGTATGAAGCCTCAATTGTCAAGAGACACGAGCAGTGGATGGCTCGCTTTGGGCGTGTGTACAAAGATGATGCAGAGAAGGcaaaaagattcaaaatattCAAGGATAACACTGAGTACATTGATTCCGTCAACATGGCTGGAATCAAGCCTTACAAGTTGGACGTCAATGAATTTGCTGATTTGACGAATGATGAATTCAGAGTCACTCGCAATGGGTATAGAATGCCTTCTCATAAGAAATCCCCTGAAATCACATCATTCAAATACGAAAATGTTACGGCTCCAGCTACTATGGATTGGAGAAAGAAGGGTGCTGTTACTGGAATTAAGGATCAAGGGCAGTGTGGTAAGTTGAAGAGTTAAAGAATACACCTAAACTATCATTTTTTCAAACCTGAACTATTAATTGTTCCCTTTTCCTATCTAATGATCACCATCTATGTATCAGAACACACTTCGAAAATGATTAGGCCAAGTATCAGCCAAAAACTCGCAAAAAAGTGAAAGTCAGATGTGTTTTTGATCATTATCTCTATGTTAAACCAAAAACTCATGATCATATAACTTTCTTATTATAATATTGTAGGATGTTGTTGGGCATTTTCTGCTGTTGCTGCTACAGAAGGAATCAACAAGATCAAAACTGgtaaattaatttctttatccGAGCAGGAACTCGTGGACTGTGATACGAGTTCTGATATGGGATGTGAAGGAGGTCTCATGGATGATGCATTTAAGTTTATCATCAAGAACCATGGGCTTACTACTGAATCCAATTACCCATACGAGGGAACGGATAGCACTTGCAAAACCGGAAAGGAATCTAACCATGCTGCAAAGATTACTAGTTACGAAGATGTTCCAGCTAACAGTGAGTCTGCTCTACTAAAAGCTGTAGCTAACCAACCTGTATCTGTCGCGATTGATGCTAGTGGATCAGATTTTCAGTTCTACTCAAGCGGTGTTTTTACTGGAGAATGTGGAACTGAGTTGGATCACGGTGTTACAGCAGTTGGATATGGTGAAGCTAGTGATGGGACGAAGTATTGGTTAGTGAAGAACTCGTGGGGAACTAGTTGGGGCGAGAATGGTTACATAAGAATGCAAAGAAATGTTGATACTGAGGAAGGACTCTGCGGAATTGCTATGGAAGCTTCTTATCCAACTGCTTAAGTATAGAAATTATGAACTCGTCTCGTCTATGTGTTCCTAATTTTAAGTGCACATCTAGAACTCTGTGTATGTAATATGTTAAAACAAAAACTTGTATGTAAAAACACTATTAATGTGATGaaattatacttttatttcCCTCCATCCAATCTCTTTGTTTATACTCGAAAGTCTCGGATTGTTTTTTCCTGTTTTTGATATTCTGTGCATAAACCAAACAACTCATTGAATTTAGTACTCACTTAGCCTACTGGCTATCCTTCTTACCTTGTGTTTTCGACTAATAAACTTATGACAGAAGTCATTTGATCCCTTTGAATTCCACATTTGAAGTTGTGGTCGGATCTATCCATTTAAAAGAATTGAttcaatacttttttttatgttccATAAGTGCTATTGATTTGAATTAGATCTGGATCAATCCATATCGAGTGACTGCCTCCATTATGTTGTCGTTAGCAAATACCACTATTTTTGGTATGGTTCGTCTACGCCTAGGACATCAGAATATTGGACTTTGAACGAAAAAGGCATTTCTggttcaaaaatgccaaatcttgtctgaatttattatttatcaggACTCTTTGGCTTAAGTTCCTTCTTTAGTATTCATGAATCAATTGCAAGAAGTTGTTGTTAACAGACTAAATAAATCAAGATAGTAATGTACAGAAAGACACAAACTAATGGCCTACGTCTGGTCTCCTTGACATGCGAGGGATTTTCACTGTTAGACACTTATTTCCCTCTGTTATATTCAACGAGTGACTTTCGCATGATCAAATGAGTATGGTTTTAAGCACGGTCACACCAACGACTACAATGATAATTTTCTACTCGTTCACTACCAACGATATGGATTTCCTACATGTTCTCTCACTCGAACACTAGGAATTTTACAAAAGAAAGTGATGAGAACCCCTTCATTCAATATTGCAGTCAAAATTCTTTCATTGCTGAGATTGATTTGCTTTCTTCCCCTTTATTATTTAACCTTCGACTTCCATTTTCAGTATAGTAATATCCCTTGTCATGGTCCATGTCACGTAAATTGCCAATAAAGAAGCGATTGTATTTTGCATTCAGGACAACATTATGTTCATGTACTCCATTGCTAAGATTATGGGAAGAAAACACATCATAAAGCTACAAATGAGGTGCTCATtaggatatataatttaaagACAACAGAGTAGCATGTACGGGATCTATCTCTATTGTCACAATCACACATAGCATACCGGGCATTCCAGGGAACTCAATTACCATGAGAAAATGTCAACATTAACAACACCTGAAGTACTATATAAATTCCTTGCTCCCTCTAAGCATTTCATCAACATTCAAAACACATACATATTAGTATTACTACAAAGGTAGGAGTCGCGAAAAATGGCCATGACATTTAATTGGAAGCTTGCTTTTATAGCTCTACTAGTATTGGTTATGCAGGCTTCTCAAGCCACATCTCGCGGCTTGTATGAAACATCAATGGTCCAGAAACACGATCAGTGGATGACACGCTTTGGGCGTGTGTACAAAGATGATGTGGAGAAGGcaaaaagattcaaaatattCAAGGACAATACTGAGTACATTGATTCTTTCAACAAGGCTGGTACCAAGCCTTACAAGTTGGACATCAATGAATTTGCTGATTTGACGAATGAGGAATTCAGAGCCACTCACAACGGGTATAGAATGCCTTCTCAAAAGAAATCCCCTGAGATCACATCATTCAAATACAAAAACGTAACTGCTCCAGCTACTATGGATTGGAGAAAGAAGGGTGCTGTTACTGGAATAAAGGATCAAGGGCAGTGTGGTAAGTTGAATAGTTAATGGTAAAACATACACCTGAACTATCTTTTTTTCGCAAGTTTCACACCccaactataatttttttacgaGTTTCACACCTCAACTATCAGTTCTTCCGTTTCCCTGTCCGAACAATCACCATTTATGTATTGAAACGCACATTAGACAATAACTCGCGAAAAGTGCTAGTTCAAATGTGTTTTTGATCTTTATCTCTATGTTTAACCAATAACTCATTTAACATATAACTTTCCTttcaaatatgaatcagcaatactATAAACTAATCAACCTTATTACAATATTGCAGGATGTTGCTGGGCATTTTCTGCTGTTGCTGCAACAGAAGGAATCAACAAGATTAAAACTGGTAAATTGATTTCTTTATCCGAGCAGGAACTCGTGGACTGTGACACGAGTTCTGATATGGGATGTGAAGGAGGTCTGATGGATGATGCATTTAAGTTTATCATCAAGAACCATGGGCTTACTACCGAATCCAATTACCCATACGAGGGCACGGATAGCACTTGCAAAACCGGAAAGGAATCAAACCATGCAGCAAAGATTACTAGTTACGAAGATGTTCCAGCTAACAGTGAGTCTGATCTACTAAAAGCTGTAGCTAACCAACCTGTATCTGTCGCGATTGATGCTAGTGGATCAGATTTTCAATTCTACTCAAGTGGTGTTTTTACCGGGGAGTGTGGAACTGAGTTAGATCACGGTGTTACAGCAGTTGGATATGGCAAAGCTAGTGATGGGACGAAGTATTGGCTAGTGAAGAACTCGTGGGGAACGAGTTGGGGCGAGAATGGATACATTAGAATGCAAAGAAATGTGGATACTGAGGAAGGACTCTGCGGAATTGCTATGGAAGCTTCTTATCCAACTGCTTAAAACTTAAGAAATTATGAACTGGTCTAGTCTACGTTGTCATAATCTAAGTGGTGCTTCGGTGtacatattcataatttatgTGATGTGTCCAAAACTCTGTGTATGTTATTGGTTTGTTTatacaatttgaaatattaaaacaaaagcTTGTATGTAAAAACACTGTTAATGTGAGAAATCATACTTTATTGCCTTCCAATCTCTTTTGATATGCACTGCACCAACAAACAACTTACTGAATTTAGTACTCACTTAGCCTACTGATCGTCAGTTCTTACATTGTGTTTTCAACTGATAAACCTACGACAGAGTCATCAGCAGTAGTGAATTCAGTCTTACAAACATATATTGTTAACAGTCGATTGATAAATTTACCAGAGGCGGCTGAAAAGGTTTTTTATGGATCTGTATGCAATTTGAATTGGATTTGGATCAATCTATATCGAGTGACTGTTTCCATTATGTTGTTTGCTAGAAAATACGGCTATGTTTTGGTGCAGTTCTCTACACCTAGGAcacaagaataatatcaaaccATGAATGATGAAAAGGTGCGAGAGTCAAGAGAGATATATTGGTTAGTGATTGTGAGGATGAGAAACTTACTGTAATACTTTGTTTTAACAGTATCAGACTATGTACCATTTGATAACCGTCAAAATCTTTCAACTTTCGTTCAAGTTGAAAATTAGTTCTCGTCTAGAAATATCCGTTGTTAGATCGAATCATTTATAGCGTAACAGGTTGGTTACACCTACAACCCTAATAGAAACTGAGCATTTCCTTGTTCAAAAATGCTGAATCTTTTCTGAACCATCATTTATCAGGACTCTTTCGCTTAAGTTCCTTATTTTGTAATCATGAATTAATGCAAGAAGTTGTATATAATAGGATAAATAAATCAAGATAGTATGTACAAGCTCAGATAGATAACAAGAGGAATTAAACACAAACGCATTTACCCTGGTTCAACCCAAACTAGTGGCCTACATCTAGTCTCCTTGATATGCGACAGATTTTCACTTTTATTCACTTATTTCCCTCTGTTATAATCAACGAGTGATTTTAACTTGATCAAATGAGCTTTTATAAGTGCCATCTTTGTACTAGAACTTCTCATTCATATTGCAGTCAACATCCAAAACTTACTCATGACCTTCTTTAAAGAAACAATTTAACTCTATCTACCTTCATTGCTTGGATGGATTTGTTTTCTTTCCCTTCATTATTTAACCACTTTCCTTCAGTATAGTAATGTATTCTTAATGGTCCATGTCACGCTAATGGCCAATAAAGAAGCGATTATAATTTACAACAAGGACAACATTGTAGTCATGTACTCCATTGCTAAGATTATGGGAAGAAAACATATCACAAAGCTACAAATGAGGGGCTTAGGATATTTATCATTTGAAGACAACAGAGTAGCATGTACGGAGTCCATCTTTGCTGTCACAATCACAGATTACATACCGGGCATTCCAGGGAACTCAATACCATGAGAAAATGTTAACATAACAGCACCTGCACTACTATATAAATTCCTTGCTCCCTCTGAACTTCTCATCAACattcaaacacaaaaatattagtatcaCTACAAAGGTACGACTCGCGAAAAATGGCCATGACATTTGATTGGAAGCTTGCTTTTGTTGCTGCTCTTCTAGTGTTTGGAATGCAGGATTTTCAAGCCACATCTCGCGGCTTGTATGAAACATCAATGGTTCAAAAACACGAGCAGTGGATGACACGCTTTGGGCGTGTATACAAAAATGACGTAGAGAAGGcaaaaagattcaaaatattCAAGGACAATATTGACTACATTGATTCTTTCAACAAGGCTGGTACCAAGCCTTACAAGTTGGACATCAATGAATTTGCTGATTTGACGAATGATGAATTCAGAGCCACTCACAACGGGTATAAAATGCCTTTTCAGAAGAAATCCCATGAAATCACATCATTCAAATACGAGAACGTCACTGCTCCAGCTACTATGGATTGGAGATTGAAAGGTGCTGTTACTGGAATTAAGAATCAAGGACAGTGTGGTAAGTTAAACCAATTAGTAATGGTTATGTAACCCACCttttaaatatgaatcactACTAGAAATAACgttttttgtttttcctatCACACCTCAACTATCAGTTGTTCCCTTTTCCTACATGAACAATCACCATTTATGTATTAAAACACACGTCGGAGATGATTAGGCCCAACCATCAGCCAATAACTCGCGAAAAGTGATAGTTCAAATGTGTTTTTGATCGTTATTTCTATGTTTAACCAATAACTCATTGAACATATAACTTCCCTTTCAAATATGAATCTGCAATACCAAAAACTGATCAACCGTATTATAATATTGTAGGATGTTGCTGGGCCTTTTCTGCAGTAGCTGCAACAGAAGGAATCAACAAGATTAAAACTGGTAAATTGATTTCTTTATCCGAGCAGGAACTCGTGGACTGTGACACGAGTTCTGATATGGGATGTGAAGGAGGTCTGATGGATGATGCTTTTAAGTTTATCATCAAGAACCATGGGCTTACTTCTGAATCCAATTACCCATACGAGGGAACGGATAGCACTTGCAAAACCGGAAAGGAATCTAACCATGCTGCAAAGATTACAAGTTACGAAGATGTTCCAGCTAACAGTGAGTCTTCTCTACTAAAAGCTGTAGCTAACCAACCTGTATCTGTCGCGATTGATGCTAGTGGATCAGATTTTCAGTTTTACTCAAGTGGTGTTTTTACCGGAGAATGTGGAACTGAGTTAGATCACGGTGTTACAGCAGTTGGATATGGTGAAGCTAGTGATGGGACGAAGTATTGGCTAGTGAAGAACTCGTGGGGAACTAGTTGGGGCGAGAATGGTTACATTAGAATGCAAAGAAATGTCGATGCTGAGGAAGGACTCTGCGGAATTGCTATGGAAGCTTCTTATCCAACTGCTTAAGCTTAGAATTATGAAGTGCTGTACATGTTCATAATCTATGTGATGTGTCCAAAAAACTGTGTAATGTTATAGGTTTGTTTATACAATTTGAAGTACTAAAACAAAAGCTTGTATGTAAAAACACTGTTAATGTAATGAAATTATACTTTATTAACTTCCAATATCTTACTTATGAACTGGTGTACTAGCAAGGGAATAATTAAGTCATTTGATCCCTTTGAATTCCATATTTGAAACCTCTACTATCAAAGTATGTGACTAAGACAAATCCCTAGCTCACGAAGTTAAGTATTGAACCTAAACGTAATGAGAATAAAGCAACATAAGTGGCATGACCCTCGGAACATGAGTACTCATCAATCTATCACCGTACAATCAATCCACTAGTCACGTGCGTGTGAAGGAACATCAGACcctatattttaaaacaatataGGCACAATTTGGATTAGTACTTTGAATGTACTGAATATGAATATGGGGAACATGCATAAAAAACACAAGCATAAATCATGATAGGTAAGGTCAATGCACTACTAAGTTCAAATTAACCATGGGAGCTAACCATGGAGTTCAATGTACCACCCCCTCGAAGAGGGCCCAATATATATTGCAAGGACACAAAGGATCATTCTTTCATAACCTCGAGACTTGGGTACTCGCCACTAGTCCCTCTCAAGACCAAAAACATTCAGAGAGTTTTGTTCTCGCTAATATTTTCCTTAAGTTCATGAACACTCGGCCTATCCTACGATGACACATAGTTTATGAGACACCACTAGTCCGCTCAGTGCTAAGTCCCCACGTAATTAAGCATTTTTCTCAAGAGTAGCTCCATAACATATCATGACATCATAACTTGTTCATAAAAGACACTTATCTTAGCATCTAAATCATGATCATATaccttttaatacatattacagatttaacacagtattgttataaataaaaaaatatcacaaaaattagtaattatttattaaaatttgtcaGTTTCCTTAATTTGAAACTATAATTATGTCAGCCAATCAACTAGTATATATTTGTTGGGAAAATTACATGGGATGGCAAACATTCCTATGTAATTAGTTAAtaagggtatagtttaatttatttacgaTCAGtaaatacaatttcaatttttttgccaTAATTAATGGAACCCACTATCTATTTgtatatagaataaaaatagtcATCCAAagatttttgtataattttatttaaaatcaaatttatctcTCCTATTCTCATTCCATATCTTTTACTAAAATTACTCTTCCCTTTGAAAAAATTTTGACCTTTTCCCTCCGATGTTCTTCCACTTTTCGTAGGTAACTGCCAAACTCAtggctttcaatattttttttcttgattccttctaaaacaattgtatatgtagtatgattgttagttttttcattttttttaaatctttattACTTATTAATTTACAAGTCTTTCAAAATCAGAATAGATGATTTATGTCAATGTATGAGGATTGCGAGAGATATGTCAttgcatgtcaatgttgttgatAATTCACCTTCGTTTCAATTGGGTTAACTCATGATTATGGGTTAATGTAGAGTCTATGgcaaaacataaacaagtttAAGTTGAACAATCTATTGAAGAATTGAGatccatgaaaaaaaatgacCCAATGGCAATTCATAAAGTCATCAACAACGGGAAATCTAGCGGCATTAAGATTGTTGAAGGTGGAAGTAAGAGAAAAGTCATAAACATTGATTCAGAAGAGACTGAATCTGCCTCATCTGAACTGGACAAATCTGAAGAATATCCGGAACATCAGGTAGtgtaatttatatacaaattacaaagttatgtatatagtggtttgtatattaagttaataaaaatgtttatgaaacaattcttaattgtatattctattagttgTATACCAATTACTAAAGTTAGGTGTATAGTGAGTTGTATATTAAGGTAACATATACAAAGTCTTATGAGGCAATAGctatttgtatacaattatttaattttgtataaagaaATTTGTAAATCACtctataatattataatacattatacaaattcgtcgatatatacaaaaaattatgaacataataaaatattgtatatacaAGCGTTACATCCTCAAATATAGAAACATATTTCAAGCttactatatatacaattaacaaatgaatattatataCAATCAGTTTAAtcattaatactttttttttaaaaaaaaaacaaaacatgaaATTACAGATGCACATatataactatattatatataccaaaattattgtacattatacaaatttctagaattatacaaaaagaaaaaataggaacataataaaatattatatacaaaaagattacaaaaaaaaaagaatatatacagtttaaaacacaaaatcaattacacacaaatattatataaaaattatatacaatttcgcaagtatatacaatataatcaatttatatataaatatatttgtgtgtgtgtttcaTAGATTtgtctaaaaaaaattagaaaaatatttgattttgaactgGTATTGTCTTTGTATAGCTTTAGAATTCCTTTTATGgggaaatatttgattttgaatgttttgcTTAAATCACGcgattatgaaaatttattgttAGCATCTTTTGTGCTAATGTTaccatttattgaaaaataattatttttgtataaatttaattttaaaaaatgttttatacaaatttagagtcacttaacaaactaaactatattcatagaatgtaattatgtaaactatacccatagaATGTAATTTCATAACATTCGTttgtcatatatgaaattttcccatATTTGTTTATTCGTTATCGGTGTTAATTACAACTGGGCCAAAAAAGTGGGCCGTGTAAATAGCCCATGCAATCCGACTCATACATTATTTTAAGTGTTTCCTTTTATTCCCCTAAGTTTCggctttttcttcttctgcttcTGCTTCTCTTTCTCAAGtaagttcttcttcttcctctttcgTTTTCGTTCTGCTGCCTCCGGCTCTTCTTCTacctttttctttgttattaatGGATTCCATACATGGTTACTCCATTGCTCCTGTTTTAtgtttcaattttgaaaatataacttCCGAATTGGTGTTCTGTTTTCTGTGCGTGTTCTCTATGTTTTGAGATGGATGTTGAATGTTAATTTACAGTGTTTGATGCCTGAAAAATATTATCCGTTACTGGGTAAAAACAGGGTTAGTCTACTGAAATACAAATAGTTCCCCTTTATCAAACTCAACAAATTATCCATTAAGGGCAAAACAACAAACCACCAAAatacaaaactaaaattttaacaaTTATGTTAAAAACGATTATAATCTCCACACGGTTGAACTGAATCAGGGTCATGTTTAgattaacaacaacaaacaagcTATTAGAAATAGATTTGATGTGTGTATAATGGATGAAAGCAAAATCCTGTGCTTCGCCTAAGAAAAGGTAAAAAGAAACTAAATCCTCAATAAGAACCAAAAAGGGATGTCAATCAGATGCTAAAGTCACaaactttatcaaaatataGACTGTTTTAACATCAATTTACATTGGTATGGTAATATTAACGGTTAAATAAGGACTATTCTACCTTAAAAGATCCAAGTAAATTTCCCAAATAATTCACCTTAATCAAACTCAACAAACTAAATATATGACTTAGTGGTAAGTTGTCTTCAAAGTTTCAATCTGAATATCGAAGATTTGAGTCATACTAAGAGGTAAATTATGAACCACTGTTTCTGCATAAAGCCCACAACCAAAACAACTGAGAGGTAGAGGTCTtagtttcttttaatttctgtAGAAGTGAGGCGGAGAGGTAAAAGGCTTTGATAAAGTTCGAGTCAATGATTCGAGACTTTATCATAGACCTTAATTATGCTATTGTTATCACCTAAAGACTAGAATGGTGTTGAAACTTGAACAGTTCACAAGgacataaatttcatttgtaGCAACACGTTCAGTAGTTTttcaatatgattattattgaaATCATAACCTTGTGGAATTCTTATTAATAGGGCATAGGTCCAGTTCCAGGCCTAATACAACCAGTTACCCGGATACAAAATTAGGCCCGTCTTCATCAGTTAGAGTTCTTATTCCTTCCTGAGTTTTCACTGTGTTTTTACAGCAAAGGCCGCTGCCCTTTGAAGCATGGGGAAGACAACATCACGGTGAAATCTTCAATACTAAGCTCTCTTTATCTATTATCCtttgttttctctctctcattgtcttcaattcattttgtatttcagTGGAGATGCTGCCGCTCGAGCTGAACGTAAATTTGAGAAGAAGCTGGACTTCTATGCTAGTAATTTTCTTGACCTTATACTTGTATTTTCTctaaaagatgttttttttatgtgttatgGCATATCTAATTGTAATTCacatattttgattgaaaaatatgattctGCTCTATATTTATTTGGGGGAAAATGCTGATTTTAGTGCTTGTATTGTTCTCTACGAAACACTGCTTAGTTGGGGATCGGGTTTCTCTAGATTCTGGACCATGTATGAGTGATTTCTGAAAAGGAGAAGATTGATGTTTACTTTCTTCCTGTGTTATTTGCTCATGCTTTTATTTACGGATAGCCATTGAATTCTTCTATGCCTATTTTAAATGAAGAAGTTCGCATGTTTCTTTCTGCAGAGGTTAGACAGACAGTTGCTTCGTTATCTACCAACAAGGCTATTGCTAAGGTTTGTGTTCTTAgccctcttttttctttttcttttgtttcagaGGTAATTGTTTTAGGGTAATAATCATTGGTGACTTAAATGTCGAGTTTCTAACTTGAGATCTCTGAACAAACTCAATAATAACCAGGGGAACTGTTGTAATACTGCAATCACTAATTGGAATTACAAAGAAATAACTAGTGAAGTAATATGGAAgagcaaataataataaaataataagagatTAGATACAGAAGAAGATAAAGGATGAGAAGATAGAAAACTCCACGCAAAATAACCTGCCCTTACTGTGCTACTCACTGCTACTTATAACAAACTCACTCTCATTACACTGTTTCCCTGCACCACTTGCTCTTCACGTTTTTTTCATTGGGCTTCAATACAAAATCTGCCAACCTTTTAGAGGGAATACTCACGCGCTTGCTCCTTCTAGGCTGAGTAATATCCTTGTCCATCGTGGCTGCCAAGTTGTCCTCCATGTCAACATTTGTGTTCATAACAATCTCTCTGAGAActtcctctttttctttttctataacTTGATTGATTTCCTCATCAATCTCATGTTTGGACGAATTcattgttgttgtagttgattCATGTTCTATGCTTGTTTCGTTGCCTACTCTTAAATTATTTGTCCATGTTGTACTGAGTGTTAGTTGGACATTCTTTTAAGTGTTATATTGTCTGAAGTTATTTGAAGCTTCAATAATGAGTTAGGACATGACCTAAGCTGTGTGCAGGATACAGTAACAGTGTTTGGTCCCggattttatattttgttcagtGACCTAATTTTCAGTTGTCAAAAAGTCCAAAGCAAATTAAGTTACCtagttccaaaaaaaaaaaaaaagagtccaAAGCAAATTTCAGATTTACTGGTTTTTAGGTCTGGTACAGCATAGGGTTATGCATAGGGTTAATGCTACCAAACCCAACTCAGCTAGAAACTTACtccatttagtttttttttttctttttttggggtGTGGGgggtgtgggggggggggggggttgtgcTGCTAAAATA
Proteins encoded in this window:
- the LOC101246228 gene encoding senescence-specific cysteine protease SAG39-like, whose protein sequence is MAMTFDWKLAFVAALLVFGMQDFQATSRGLYETSMVQKHEQWMTRFGRVYKNDVEKAKRFKIFKDNIDYIDSFNKAGTKPYKLDINEFADLTNDEFRATHNGYKMPFQKKSHEITSFKYENVTAPATMDWRLKGAVTGIKNQGQCGCCWAFSAVAATEGINKIKTGKLISLSEQELVDCDTSSDMGCEGGLMDDAFKFIIKNHGLTSESNYPYEGTDSTCKTGKESNHAAKITSYEDVPANSESSLLKAVANQPVSVAIDASGSDFQFYSSGVFTGECGTELDHGVTAVGYGEASDGTKYWLVKNSWGTSWGENGYIRMQRNVDAEEGLCGIAMEASYPTA
- the LOC101246517 gene encoding senescence-specific cysteine protease SAG39-like, whose amino-acid sequence is MAMTFNWKLAFIALLVLVMQASQATSRGLYETSMVQKHDQWMTRFGRVYKDDVEKAKRFKIFKDNTEYIDSFNKAGTKPYKLDINEFADLTNEEFRATHNGYRMPSQKKSPEITSFKYKNVTAPATMDWRKKGAVTGIKDQGQCGCCWAFSAVAATEGINKIKTGKLISLSEQELVDCDTSSDMGCEGGLMDDAFKFIIKNHGLTTESNYPYEGTDSTCKTGKESNHAAKITSYEDVPANSESDLLKAVANQPVSVAIDASGSDFQFYSSGVFTGECGTELDHGVTAVGYGKASDGTKYWLVKNSWGTSWGENGYIRMQRNVDTEEGLCGIAMEASYPTA
- the LOC101261794 gene encoding senescence-specific cysteine protease SAG39-like, which encodes MALAFNWKFAFAALLVLVMQAYQATSRDLYEASIVKRHEQWMARFGRVYKDDAEKAKRFKIFKDNTEYIDSVNMAGIKPYKLDVNEFADLTNDEFRVTRNGYRMPSHKKSPEITSFKYENVTAPATMDWRKKGAVTGIKDQGQCGCCWAFSAVAATEGINKIKTGKLISLSEQELVDCDTSSDMGCEGGLMDDAFKFIIKNHGLTTESNYPYEGTDSTCKTGKESNHAAKITSYEDVPANSESALLKAVANQPVSVAIDASGSDFQFYSSGVFTGECGTELDHGVTAVGYGEASDGTKYWLVKNSWGTSWGENGYIRMQRNVDTEEGLCGIAMEASYPTA